The DNA window CGACCGGCTGCTGCGCTACAGCACCTTCACGCTGGGCGCGGGCTACCAGCTCACCGACGACCTGTACGCCTCGCTGAGCTACACGAAGTACCTGGCGGACCTGTTCGACGGAAACACGGCGTTCCAGGCCTACAGCCAGCACCAGATGGCCTCGGGCTTCCACAACAAGAACTCCATCCTGGTGAAGGCCAAGTACATCCTGGCCGGCGTGGAGTTTGGCCTGGAGGGCCAGTACGCATTCGGCACGTTCGAGCCGGACTTCGGCGACGGCTTCCTGCCGACGGTGGCGGACAAGGACACGGCGGCAGACCACAACGTGGCCGTGGGCTCGCCGGGCTTCCGCAACCGCAACGGCGGGTGGAACAGCCTGGAGACGCGCGAGTTCCAGCACTACCGGCTCAAGGCGTTCATGAAGGCGCAGTTCTAGCCACAGTGGGAGGGGCCCTCCCGGGCTCCTCCCCTCAGGCCTGGAGGCTCAGACCTCCTGAAACCTCACGCCCGTGGCGCCCATGCGCTCCAAGGCGTCCTTGATCTCTCCGGAGACGATGAGCGCGACCGTCCACCCTTCGGGGCGGAACACCTGGGCGCTTCCCACCTGGGTCCGGTCGATGCGCAAGTCACGCACGGAGAAATACTTCCCGACCATGTCCGGAACCCCATTTTCGTGGGTCCAGAGCTGAATCCGGGACGCCTGTTCGTCGATACAGCGGATGAGGCGTTTGGCCACGAGGATGAGGTACTGATCCGGTTGGCCCTCCACGTCCACGGGAATGAGCTGCACATCGTCCGGGGCCAGCTCCGCGAACATGGATGCAACCCGGACATGGACCACCGGCAGACCGACGCTCGCCTCCGTGAAATCCAGCGGCTTTCCTGCGTTCTCGACGGGAATTCTCAAGCGGCTCGTGATGGGAACAGGTGTTCCGCACGTGAACGGCCTGTCATCCACCTGCCGATCCTGATGATCCACCGGCGTGCCGAGATCCCAACGGTGCGGGACATACACATTGTCGGCGAGCTTGAAGAAGCGCTTGGACATGGACTCCATTTAACGTGGCTGCTGCCGGACGACGAGCTGGTTCAATTCTGTTCCCGGGGTGGCGATTTGCTTCGCCAGTTCCTTCAGCGCCTCTTTCAGCATTGCCCGGCACTCCATAATGCTGCGACAAGTCGCCGTCGACGAGTTCAGTGCCTCATGAACGGCCTCGTGATACCGCTCAGGGTGCGGTCCGTAGTGCCCCGGCAGAGGCGTTCTGTTGGCCGGGTCATCCAGCGTCATTCCCGCTCTGGCGAAGATGCGGCGGAATCGCGGCGTCCACGGGCCACCGCGCGCGGTGGACTTGTCGTTGCAGATGGTGGCGATGTGATGCGTCTCGATGCAGGGCCCCTTCCCACCACCGCCCCGAGTCCCCATCGTCATCGCGGTGGCTGCCACCGTCACGCTCACGCCCTCCGCCGTGAGCGCGATTTCTTCGACCGCGCCCAAGGCGGTCAGCGAGATGCGCGCAGTGTCCTCGGCCTGAATGGCCACCTGCGCCGAGCCGGGCAGCGTCGGCACACGCGCCGCGAACTGCTGCGCTGTCGCGCCGATGGCCGCTACCAGCAACAGGGCGAGTGCCCGCGCGGACTCTCGCCCGATGATCCTTCCGAAGCGCTCCCCCGCCTCGCGGATCTGCTCGAAAGTGGTGGCCCCCTTCACCCCTTCCATCAACTCAAGCCAACCCGTCACGAGATTGCGAAGCGTGCCGTAGCCCACATACAGAATCATCCCGACGCCCACGGCCGCCACCAGCGCCGGAGCCACAGGATTCAGCGCCAAGATCAGCAACATGGAGCCCAAGGTCCAGAGCGCTGCGTGGATGAGCGCGCGAAACTCCACCGTCTCTCCCAGCGCCTGCTTCATTTCCTCCAGTACCGGGCTCTTGCTCAGGGACAGCGCCCAGACGTAGCGGCCTTGCATGTCCAAGTAGCGCCCACCCACCAGTGCGCCACCAAGACAGTCGCCGTAGACGCTGTGAACGCGCTGGCACCAAAGCCTGTAGCGTTCCGCCAGCTCCAAGTCCTGTTTCGTCAACGTCCCCGCCAAGGGCTCGCCCGGCCCCAGCGGCACCAGCTTTTTGTCTCTCGGCAGGTAGAGGTAGTTGCCGCTCTGCGGGGCCATTTGAAACGCCTTCTCGGCCGTCTGGCGTGGTGTGCCTGTCAACCGCACCCCACGCGCCAGTTGCCTCATGGCCTGCCGGAATTCCTCTTTCTCCACCGTGACGGGTGGCAGATCCGCCGTGCGGAGAATGTGGACAACGGTTTTGCCCTGGCCGAGATGCTCCACGCGGGCCCCTCTCGGGAGGCTGCCGCACCCCACGAGCAATACGAGGAACAGCGCTTCGGCCGTCCACAGCATCCGCCACAGGCTCATGTGTCCCTCTTCTTGCGAGGCAGAAAGCACGTCGGAGAACTGCCACCTTGGCACGCTCCACTGGCCCGGCCTCATAGCATTCCCCTCGCTTCCCTCTTGAGCAGGGCCCGGCGCGCGGCGACGCTCGCCGGGCCTTTTTCTTTCCAGGAGATGTCCCGCGATGACTTTCTTCCGCCGTCCCCTTCCCTGGCTCGTCCTGGGGGCCGTGCTCACCAGCGCCTGCCCGGGCCGGCACACCCGCGGCAACACTCCCCTCTTTACCCTGGAGGATCCGCGCGGGGATGACCACGGAGACGGCGATCTGCGCTACCCCCTGCGCGAGGACATGGCGCCCGGAAGCCTGGACCTGCTGTCACTGGCGGCCTATCCAGCTCCTGGAGGCACCGTGTTCACGGCCACGCTCGCGCGTCCCATCGCCAAGCCCGAGGCGGCGCGCACGGTGGACCTGACGGGAGAGACCCAGGCCCAGCGGGCACGGTTCGGCTTCTACACCTTCAATGTGGACCTCTACGTGGACACGGATGGCGTGGAGGGCTCGGGGCGCACCGATACCCTGCCCGGACGGTTCCTCACCCTCGCGCCGGGGAGCGCCTGGGAAAAGATGATCCTGCTCACGCCCCGGCCTTACCAGGCCCGGGACACCCTGCGCGGCCTGTGGAAGCACGAGGCGCGGCAGGAGCGGCAGCGCCAGCAGGGGCCTCTGGGAGAGGCGGTCCTGAGGGAGGTGGACGCGGAGGTGGAGCGCGAGTTGGAGGCGCGGGTGTTCATCCCCACGCGCGTGCGCGTCAACGGTCCTACCGTGGAGTTCTTCGTGCCGGAGGAGTTCCTGGGCGGCATGGCCCAGCCCGGGTGGGGCTATGCCGCGGCAGTGACCGGGGCCAGCCTGGAGACCAAGGTGGACGTGCCCGCGCTCTTCGGCGGCACGCCCCGCGCCCAGGGGTTGATGGTGCTGCCCATTGGGACCGGAGACTCCCGGGA is part of the Stigmatella aurantiaca genome and encodes:
- a CDS encoding imm11 family protein; translation: MSKRFFKLADNVYVPHRWDLGTPVDHQDRQVDDRPFTCGTPVPITSRLRIPVENAGKPLDFTEASVGLPVVHVRVASMFAELAPDDVQLIPVDVEGQPDQYLILVAKRLIRCIDEQASRIQLWTHENGVPDMVGKYFSVRDLRIDRTQVGSAQVFRPEGWTVALIVSGEIKDALERMGATGVRFQEV
- a CDS encoding AHH domain-containing protein; translation: MSLWRMLWTAEALFLVLLVGCGSLPRGARVEHLGQGKTVVHILRTADLPPVTVEKEEFRQAMRQLARGVRLTGTPRQTAEKAFQMAPQSGNYLYLPRDKKLVPLGPGEPLAGTLTKQDLELAERYRLWCQRVHSVYGDCLGGALVGGRYLDMQGRYVWALSLSKSPVLEEMKQALGETVEFRALIHAALWTLGSMLLILALNPVAPALVAAVGVGMILYVGYGTLRNLVTGWLELMEGVKGATTFEQIREAGERFGRIIGRESARALALLLVAAIGATAQQFAARVPTLPGSAQVAIQAEDTARISLTALGAVEEIALTAEGVSVTVAATAMTMGTRGGGGKGPCIETHHIATICNDKSTARGGPWTPRFRRIFARAGMTLDDPANRTPLPGHYGPHPERYHEAVHEALNSSTATCRSIMECRAMLKEALKELAKQIATPGTELNQLVVRQQPR
- a CDS encoding glucodextranase DOMON-like domain-containing protein, whose amino-acid sequence is MTFFRRPLPWLVLGAVLTSACPGRHTRGNTPLFTLEDPRGDDHGDGDLRYPLREDMAPGSLDLLSLAAYPAPGGTVFTATLARPIAKPEAARTVDLTGETQAQRARFGFYTFNVDLYVDTDGVEGSGRTDTLPGRFLTLAPGSAWEKMILLTPRPYQARDTLRGLWKHEARQERQRQQGPLGEAVLREVDAEVERELEARVFIPTRVRVNGPTVEFFVPEEFLGGMAQPGWGYAAAVTGASLETKVDVPALFGGTPRAQGLMVLPIGTGDSRERFGGGRLGDPGQSPVVDLLVPEGVTQEQLLGINAPPWPAVVPLR